The sequence CCGCAGCGCTATACGTGGACTGGAATTCATCGCTAGCGAAATATACATTACCTTGAATAGTTGCATTGACTACCTGAAATCCCTTGGCTTCTACGTAAACATCCCCGACAAAGGTACCGCCTTGAATACGGGCATTCTCGCTTTTAATTGTAATCTTCGGAGCGGTGAGTGTGAAAGAAGCTGTAATATTATGGTCCGCATCCTGTGAATATAGAGCAATCTTCCGAGCCGGTTTATCCTTGTTAGTAAATTGTCCATCTAGAACAAGGTCCTCGCTGAAAGTTAAATCCTTTAGAGTTGCTATAATCCATGTGCCTTCTTTGCTGATTGCTTTTTTGAAGTTTGCCTCATTATCAACTACTGAAGCCGAGGTTACGGCGTCCGTAGGTTGGTCTGCATTTCCGTTGGCATTGGAGTCTATATTTGCATTTGCTCCATTTTGGTTTGCTGCTGCCCCGTTATTATTATTGTTATTACCACATCCAATCACCATCACAAGCATGAATACTGCTGCTAAAGCGGCAAGCTTTTTCATTGAAATGGCCTCCTAAAGTTGTAGTGATATTCTTTAAAATTAATATAGAATGATTAGTACAGAATATAAGTGATTAAATTCACAATGACTCAATTATATTTACCGATCGTTCTATAAATGATAAAATAGGACTAGAAAGGAGTATGATCTAAATGGCTCGAAGTAAAGAGTTCGATATAGATACCGTTCTCGGTAAAGCGATGACGATATTTTGGCAGCAGGGCTATGAGAAAACATCTATGCAGGATCTGGTATCCGGCATGGGTATTCATAAGAGAAGCATGTACGATACCTTCGGAGACAAACACACTTTATATATGAAAGTAATGGAACGTTATACCGAAATCATCTCAGCGAAGATGGAAGAGCGGGTTCAAGGTCTACCCTCCGCCAAAGGAGCCATTCGGCTGCTATTCGAAACAACTGTTCATAAGAAGGACGTTGAGCCTAAGGGTTGCCTGCTTGTGAATACGGCGGTGGAATTGTCCAATCATGATCCTATTGCGACGGCTAAGGTCAATCAGAGCTTTATGAATAATGAGCGACTCTTGGAGCAACTAGTGCAGCATGGTCAAGAGAATGAAGAAATTTCCGGACAGTATTCGCCATCGGCTCTTTCTTTTTATCTGCATAATGCTTTGGTGGGCCTGCGTGTAATGGTCAAGACAACATCAGATTTGCAGAAGCTGGACGGGATCATCGATACCACACTTGCCATTTTAGATTGAAGTCTATAGGTAGTATGTTTCATGAGGGCAGTAATTATCCAGTGAGATTCATCTTCATTAATAGCGCAGTTTGGATTACAATAATCCTTTGAACTGGGGCAGAAAAGGAGCTGTATTATGGCTAAACAGAAATATTATGTAGTATGGGAAGGTAAACAACCGGGAGTCTATAGCACTTGGGCAGAGTGCCAGGCACAGACGGATCGTTATACCGGTGCTAAATATAAATCTTATGAATCTAAATCGACAGCGGAAACGGCTTATAAGGCAGGCTGGAAAGGCAATTGGGGAACAGGTACCGCAGGTTCAAGTGCAGGTAAGCCTGCCGTGGGCAGCTCGTATAAGCGGAGCGCGGCTGTGGAAACTTCAGCAGAGATCGATTATAACAGCATCTCTGTAGATGTAGGCACGCGGGG comes from Paenibacillus sp. 19GGS1-52 and encodes:
- a CDS encoding TetR/AcrR family transcriptional regulator; amino-acid sequence: MARSKEFDIDTVLGKAMTIFWQQGYEKTSMQDLVSGMGIHKRSMYDTFGDKHTLYMKVMERYTEIISAKMEERVQGLPSAKGAIRLLFETTVHKKDVEPKGCLLVNTAVELSNHDPIATAKVNQSFMNNERLLEQLVQHGQENEEISGQYSPSALSFYLHNALVGLRVMVKTTSDLQKLDGIIDTTLAILD